One genomic window of Vulgatibacter sp. includes the following:
- a CDS encoding Type 1 glutamine amidotransferase-like domain-containing protein — protein MRKPTIIAMGGGGFSMEPDNPLLDDYVLSLTGKERPSVCFVPTASGDAEGYIERFHAAFTERADTAVLQLFRRSVADLAAFIARQDVVYVGGGNTANMLAVWRVHGFEAVLRSAWQRGTILCGLSAGALCWFEGGVTDSFGEGLAPLRDGLGLLPGSFCPHYDGEPLRRPAYERLVLQGELPGGWAADDGVALHFEGTELVSVVASSADAAAWRLHAGNGEQLSVQRLQPLFLGATSPQDDEAEIA, from the coding sequence ATGCGCAAGCCGACCATCATTGCCATGGGCGGCGGGGGCTTCAGCATGGAGCCGGACAACCCGCTTCTCGACGACTACGTCCTCTCCCTCACAGGGAAGGAGCGGCCCAGCGTCTGCTTCGTGCCCACCGCGAGTGGCGACGCCGAGGGCTACATCGAACGCTTCCACGCCGCGTTCACCGAGCGGGCCGACACCGCCGTGCTCCAGCTCTTCCGGCGCTCGGTAGCCGATCTTGCGGCATTCATCGCTCGGCAGGACGTGGTCTACGTGGGCGGTGGCAACACGGCGAACATGCTGGCCGTGTGGCGTGTCCACGGATTCGAGGCCGTCCTGCGCAGCGCGTGGCAGCGAGGCACCATCCTTTGCGGCCTCTCCGCCGGTGCGCTCTGCTGGTTCGAGGGCGGCGTCACCGACTCCTTCGGCGAGGGGCTTGCGCCGCTACGTGATGGCCTGGGCCTGCTGCCCGGCAGCTTCTGCCCCCACTACGACGGCGAGCCACTGCGCAGGCCCGCATACGAACGGCTCGTCCTGCAGGGAGAGCTTCCCGGCGGGTGGGCCGCCGACGATGGCGTGGCGCTGCACTTCGAGGGCACGGAGCTGGTGTCGGTGGTGGCGTCGAGTGCCGACGCCGCTGCCTGGCGGCTCCACGCCGGGAACGGCGAGCAACTCTCGGTCCAGAGGCTCCAGCCGTTGTTCCTCGGAGCGACGAGCCCGCAGGACGACGAGGCGGAGATCGCGTGA
- a CDS encoding GNAT family N-acetyltransferase: MIEFSHDKDAIPLADLVQLFARGANWKMPLAQDDWRDLLRHSPLVVTAWKDEQLVGFARLLTDFVRYANFYDVVVDPSFQRQGIGSQLVQRLLDHPRVARVRTVWLGTAEGHGFYERFGFVRDGNGHGMLLVRRDRDDQLVVGPQLAEVARIAPTDVRVARPSFIISSSEVPEEPGQYPGTTEVLSHGRPIGAAAGLQRLGLHVERLPSGHRTSFPHAHEDEEEFVYVIDGEVDAWIDGILYRMVAGDLAAFPAGTGIAHTLINRSGHEATLLVGGEKSTGQGRIHYPLNPERRERMRPGRWWDDAPVQALGAHDAQLTSDN; this comes from the coding sequence GTGATCGAGTTCAGCCACGACAAGGACGCCATCCCGCTCGCGGACCTCGTTCAGCTCTTCGCTCGCGGGGCGAACTGGAAGATGCCACTCGCCCAGGACGACTGGCGCGACCTCCTGCGGCACAGCCCGCTCGTCGTGACCGCATGGAAGGACGAGCAGCTCGTCGGTTTCGCCCGCCTGCTCACCGACTTCGTACGCTATGCGAACTTCTACGATGTAGTGGTGGACCCGTCCTTTCAGCGGCAGGGGATCGGCTCGCAGCTCGTGCAGCGGCTCCTCGACCATCCCCGCGTCGCCCGCGTGCGCACGGTCTGGCTCGGTACCGCAGAAGGGCACGGCTTCTACGAGCGCTTCGGCTTCGTTCGAGACGGGAACGGGCACGGGATGCTGCTGGTCCGCCGTGACAGGGATGACCAGCTCGTGGTTGGTCCGCAGCTCGCCGAAGTCGCGCGCATTGCGCCTACCGACGTGCGAGTAGCGAGGCCTTCGTTCATCATCTCGTCCAGCGAGGTGCCCGAGGAGCCGGGGCAGTATCCCGGAACGACGGAGGTGCTCTCGCATGGCAGGCCCATCGGTGCAGCAGCAGGGCTGCAGCGGCTCGGCCTGCACGTAGAGCGCCTGCCCTCCGGTCACCGCACCTCGTTCCCCCACGCCCACGAGGACGAGGAAGAGTTCGTCTACGTGATCGACGGCGAGGTCGATGCGTGGATCGACGGGATCCTGTACCGCATGGTCGCCGGTGACCTCGCCGCCTTTCCGGCGGGTACTGGCATCGCCCACACCCTCATCAACCGCTCCGGCCACGAGGCGACGCTCCTGGTTGGCGGCGAGAAGAGCACCGGGCAGGGCCGCATCCACTACCCGCTCAACCCAGAGCGGCGCGAGCGGATGAGACCCGGGCGCTGGTGGGACGATGCCCCGGTCCAAGCGCTCGGTGCGCACGATGCGCAGCTGACCAGCGACAATTAG